The following nucleotide sequence is from Salvia miltiorrhiza cultivar Shanhuang (shh) chromosome 7, IMPLAD_Smil_shh, whole genome shotgun sequence.
tataagtgcTGGGGTATGTCATTAATTgcgtttaaatttatttaaggccattagcttagggctatttgcaaaaatagaccactatttttcggacttgcaaaaataggccaattattttagtttttggtatttttaggcCAATCAGGTtattttgggccacattttgaccccaaaaaatggcctataaatgctgaattgagctcaaatgtggcctaaaaatgccaaaaactaaaataattggtctatttttgcaagtccgaaaaataatggcctatttttgcaaatagccctaagataatggccttaaataattttaaactctcaTTAATTTGCCAATTCAGCTAGTCGCAATGGCATTAATTCGCAAAAAAATGATAATCATATGAAAAATCAGAACActtgaaagtttatgtatttagaaAGTAGAATTTATAGTTCATGTATCGAAACTAAAGCTCACCCAAACACCCCTAAATGGTTTGCATTGGAATTGCAACAAAACTGACAATAATTCCATTACTCCAACCAAAATCtcaggtgataaagtacttggCGAAGGAGACGAAAATAGATAAAGCATTAGAGAATTCGATGGGCAAAACAGCACTAGTCATTTTCGAAGAGAACCCTCATCACAGAAGTTATCCAAAATACACCAAGTATATCCTCTCACCATCATACTACAGCCAATCAGCAGCATTGCTTCAACTCATCTCCAAGAAGAGAGACCAGACAATGGTGGTGATGGTCCTCATCGCCACCATGGCGTTCCAGGCCGCCATCAGCCCCCCAGGCGGCGTGTGGCAGGACAACACGCCGCCGCACAGAGCTGGCGAAGCCATCATGGCATCCACTCATCCCAAGATGTACAAGCACTTGGTGCGCGCTAACACCACGGCCTTCGTTTCATCTCTCATCACATTAATAGTCGTCTTTGTCTTCCAGCGCGAACTCGAGAAGGGTTTTCTGTTGAATTTCTCTACCTACACAGTGTGGGTATCGCTCGCAGCTATTGCAGTCAGCTACGGAGGTTCGGTGTTGGTCACTATGCCGAATACGGAAACACAATCACTTGCCAAAGTCATCAACCTAGTCGTCGTTCTGTCCATCAGCTTCGTCGTGATTATGGTAGTTCTCGGTTTTCCGATAAAGCGGTGCTGGGCATGGCGGCAGCTGCGGCAGGGGAACTTTGATATCGGCATGCCTTCGTTTGTAATTGGGCCCAGACGCACGTAGAAATAACTGTTGGGTTTGTGATTAATTAATAAGTGAAACAAGATCAAATATAATTTGGAGGAAATATTATGAACTCTCTTGAATAGATGAATCTTGTTCACTCTTCTATCTCAAATGGTAGATCATAACAACTATGTGGAGTGTTGGCCCAATTCTCATTAATTCCCTTAGCCCAAACCCAAGCCCATCCCCTTTTATACCCAACCTCCCCTCAGCCAACCCTAAATCCCCTAATTCCATGCGCCGCTctgttatctctctctctcacctgcGCCTTTCCATTTCCCCTCCGCCGCCCGACTCCTCGGTTCTCCTTCCACCTTCAATTCTCTACCCCTTTCCCGATGCCGTTTAACCCCCTTTTAATCTGGCCCTAATTCTTCACAGCAATGGGAAGGTTTTCTAGCAAAACTCTTTAGAAGGCTCTGCTACTCCTTCTGTGTGATTCCTCTGCTGTGAGTGAACGAAGCCTTCCCTGTTGCTGTGAGAGTTATCACCGGATTCTTGTCCATCGGATTCCTGATTGGTGATACTCTGGTTGTTTGCGAAGCCATCGGAATCCTGCCCATCGGATTCCTGCTGCTGGTGGCTGTCCATCTGAGATCTGAGTGCCGAACTGTTATTCCTACTCCTTTGAGCTGTGATCATTGAGCTGCCGGAAGAAGCCTTGCCTActgtgggaaaatctgagccaaagtgtcccgaggacacatttTCCCACTTCGATCTTCTCTGGACTTTCTTACTTTTCTGCTTTCTTTCATTTCTTTCTTTGAACTGTTAACTTGCTGATTTTCTGGTATTTTGCAGGTACACgcaggaagagaagaagaagaaggtgaaTAGGAAGAATTAGACGTGGAACATTGGCACTAGAGTGTCGAGTGAAGGCGGCAGGACGGTCGGGAACCAAGCGGTGAACCtccggctaggcgaagatacccaacaaaCTATTTATAGGATTACATAAGAGACTCTTGATTACAATTCATGTATCTAACAATAACTCTGATTCATGTATCTTAATGAGACTCTTAAGCATCCAAGTTCCTAAATGTTCTAGAGATGGTAGTTTGAACATTACTTTTGAATACAAATTATCCTTTTAACAATAACATTGTAGGCTGTTTCTCTATGGAAAAAGATGGATAGCaaaaaattatgtctttaaatgtctcctttttttttcccacatctatatataatataaaaacacAGTTCTAACGGCTATTTTATGCCGCCAATTTTAACAaaaatttgttctttttttccAAACATCAATATCCTATTTTTTCGCTAAATTCaacttttatctttttctttccacCACTCTTCCTAATTTTTTCTGCTCTAATATGAGCCCAACAATGCCCACGTTTCCTCACAATGACTTGTAATTCAAAGTGAGTGGAGATTCGAAGTGAATCATTTCCTGATGAAGAGAGTCATAATAGAGTTGATTAATATGCAAGAGTTTTCAAGAGTAAAAAATGAGTACTTGAAAATAGTCATAATAGAGTTGATTAGTATGCAACAGTTTTTAGAGTAAACAATGAGTACTTGAAAAATGAAATCGTAAAAGACTCGTTGTTTGGGGGTGGTTGCTGCTTTTCTTTATGTGGTCGAATTTACTCCCACATGTTCATTGCAGTGGTTATTCCGAGCAAAATAAAGGTGACTATAATAGGGTGAATATTCCACATGAAACAACGATGTTAATAGTTGAATGAAGTCATCAACAATACAGGATTGTATGCAAATACATTATTGGCTTGTCATTAACTAAGCACCAACAATTGTATGTACTTTGTACAATTCTATCTATGACTTTTGGTAGTACTACACCATGTCAGTGACATTTCATTAACGTTTTGAGGTTGTCTTTTGTATGTACAATCGTATATGCCTCGATGTAGGTTCCGGATGAAGGCACTGTGTATGTATGATGCATATTAATATCTTAATATTTAAGTAGTTTGTATTTATATTGTACTCTGTAGATTGCTACAATGTTTATGAGTTTATGACTTGTGGAAATTCTCCTACAAGTCATAGTATAATATGGCTACACTTGGAAATGATTTGATTAGCATCGTTACTGATCCCATAATTCACAGAGCAATTATAGAAACACCGCGTGCTACGCGGTGTGAAAtttctagtatatatatatgtgagaaAATAGAGTTCCTAAACTTAGTTTTATTTCAAAAGAACGTGCATCTATTTTACATCAgcaaaatactaatattttcatttttttcggtTGAATTTGACCAAAtttctctctttatttttttaattatttttttctcttccgTGCGATTTCCCACTTTaattaattctctctctctttttagcttctttttcacttttagaatttttatttgtaaaaattgtACAATTTGATTAATAGTAAAAGAATTCATAtgtgtatcaaattaaagatcgtgaCTAATTTGATATACAATATATAAAAATGGATTTAAATTAAACAGATTATGCAAATTTAAAGtaagcatttttttttctctttcttcactCTTATTTTATACTACAAATTAGTTTTCTTAAATAagttaaattttcaattttattttctttttgttattcACTGGGAGTGTTTTGTGAAATCATGGAAGCATAAATATGCAGAGTTCATTATGCAAGCttggcttttttttttaagaattatgCAAGCTTGGAGTTATTTGCACTATTTTCTTATTATGAGtttctgttttattttttttcactattttcatgctttaattttttttatcaggtaTTTATAGTTTCTTTTTGTGTTATTTATAAATTGTGTTTATTGTAGATAGATACCAATTATAGTGCATTTAATTGTTTCCATATGTTTGAATTGCTTAACAATTTATTTCATATTAGCTGTATTTGAAAATCTAAAATTAAATGTTATACAATTGActtttacataatttttaattataaatatctttaaattaaaataaggtGTAGGAAATTATATTGGTTCATTTCAGAACTCTTTAatctaataaaaaatataatatttaattaattaattttaatggtattttttattattaaataattttcaattgtttaatGTACCATAGTTATAATTAcactttatataaagttgataatttatattttaaaattcagatttttattgagtaattgatgtggattattttattttatttttaaaatatatttacattttcttatattttaatttaaattaatatttatatttatttatttttaaacatatcgtttaatttcaatGATCGCCGTACATCGCACGGGAGGGCGTACTagttttacacaaaagagaagttcaccattttttcttccttattttcacttcaatgatggataatattatccctccaaaaatggagggatagtattatccatccttgaagtgaaaataagaaagggAAAAtgtttttgtgtcaaatgttggaaaagaaaagagacatttaaaggcataaattttttttattcatcaaagtaaacgcagcccgTGTGTGCTTTTAATGTTTTTTTGTGTTGGTCTAGTCTTGAAACCGTACGTATATGCGTATGTATTTACTAGAAATTTCACACCGTGTAAGACATGATGTTATCATAATTTCTCCACAAATTTGTGGTATCAATTATGATCCAATTTGTTGTAGGTCATCATGTTAAGGCAAAATTGATATCCTATCTATTTACAATGATTCAAAATCGTGatgtttaatttgtttcaaggcaaaatctctCGTAAAACTGAGTGTAATTCCAAAAAGAGGTCTTAATTGGTGGTTCCCATCTTAGAATCTATGTTTAATGCATTTACtttgatataaaattgagataaagggtgataaataaaacttagataaataatacctagataaataataccaAGGGGGAGGAGATATTAAATTTCTCAGTGGAATAGTGATATAAGAGCGGGCTTCTCCCTTAATGCGGGCTTTTTTGTTAATCAATATTGCTATCAAACGCTTAGATAAAACatgattatttatctattttgctTTATCTAGGACTATTTGCTTTATCTAGGACTATCAAACATGCCTAAGAGGCCGGCTTTAATTCTTCTATCTTGCTAATTTGGTCAAATCCTATAGCAAATAATCCAACCAAATACTCACTTTAATTCAATCAATCCTTTGTTCCATATCATTcaatgttttaattaattgcaCATCAAGTTCAAAATAACAGACCGATCGAGTTGAGAAAATTGTCTATATACTAatgaatgtatatatattaactgGAGAAAAAAACAACAACTCATTATTGAATGATGGACATCAAGTCTAACTTAATTAAACATGAAGTGTTTATACCTATTTCCGTTGGAAGTGAAGCCTAGCTAGAATCGTCTACCAatatcttcttctcttcttctccttcttcttcttcttcatcttcttcttcttcttcttcttcttcttcttcttctgcttcttcTTCAATTGCCTGAGTTCAAAGCGAACAAATTCTGCATCTGATAACGTCCTCCCCTCTCGAACGGCAAACAAGTCCTCCAAATCATTAAAAAATTTGGGTTGGAAGCGGCGAGGATTTACTGATGACGATGCGTTGGCCTTCCATGGCAGACGGCGCAGCTGTCGTAACGCTTTCCCTTCCACATCCCACAACTTATTTCTTTCAATGTATATGAAGTTGGGGCGACAACTCCGCGATAAGTCATCCAGAAAAGCTGAGGTGACTCTAACATTCTGCAGCGTCAAGTTCTCCACCGCAGCTACACCCGAACCATCATCTCCCACATATCCTTCTCTCCAATTAATGTATCCCAACTCCATGTCTATATGCAGAGAAACACGAGATACGCAGCTCAGCGCTTGCACAAATTGCTTCAAACTTGTTGCTTCCCTATCCCAATGACTTATCTCTAAATCCAACACCCATTCCCTACTCTTCATCATCGTTGTTTCAAACTTGAGGCGCGGGAAACCAACGCATCCCAGCTTAAGGTATCGAATATTTGGAACATCAAACTCTGCATTCACATTTCCATGCGCACGGCATAAGATTAGGACTATACGTTCAAGCGATGGGCTAAAAATTCTTATGCCGTTGCAAAAACTATACGCGAAATCCTGAATTAGAACCAGTTCTTTGAGGCAAGGAAATTGAGGCCACAACTCATGCTTAGAGAAGCTATCTCTAATATCAAACCAATCCAATTGCAAAGACTCGACTCGCAGAGACTTGAGCTTCTGCAGTTTCACCATCGCACCAACAGCATCAAGCGCAAGCAAGCTCGCCGGTTGTTTCAATGTTAATTCCTCAATCAGTGGGAATCTCCAACTCAAATCGTTAAAGAAATCATCATTTACAGTGACACCGGATAGATTGAAGGATTTAAGAGTGAAACAAGGTGCTACCTCTTTCTTCCTCCTCCCGAGATCAATTGTGCAGCAAGAAGCAGATAATCGAGTTAGGGTTTGGGATTCAAGCACCTCGTCTGGTAAAACAAACGACACAGTATCGTCGTCCTCGACACGAATTGTGAGATCGGTAGCCCCCAATTCCATAGCTTTTGAAATCAATTCTCTAGCCAGAGAATGCTTTCCGTACATGTGTAGACTGAAACTTTGGATCTTTAGATTGTGATGTTCATACCTCTGCAACGCCTTCTTCGACAACTGCGGCAACCTGTTTCGCAACTCGTATTCATCGAAACTGAGATTGGGGCTCGTGGCCCACGCGCCGTGCCATGACTTGGAAACGAGAGTCGTTCGAGCAGCTTCCCTTTGATCGGACATCAAAGATTGAATTTGCTGTATGACTTGTTCAGGAAGTTCGAATTCGGCGACGGCCGCAATTGTTTGGGGATTCTTCTCCATGGCTTCACCTCCAAATTTCAAGATTTGTTCTAGGGTTTCAAACAATCCCTCCTATTTATTAGTAGTACTAATTAGTACGTTTTTTTTCTTCCTATTCTTTTCTAATCAAACACAAATCTATCTTTAGGATCTAATCTATTACTATATAATAGGATACATCTCAAAGAGTCCACAACAATTCTCTATCCTACATGGCACTCTAGAATCATTCTATTATAAAGAAGTGGCGTCGTTTAGCTACTGCATGCTTCTTTACTGCGTTTTATGCtgttagtttgtttccttttctTTGCCATCTGTCTTTTTCTCATTGGTTTGAGTTGTTTTGTATCTTGTGCTATGTAGCCTATGTTATATAAATAGCACAGGTACTCTCTTTTGTAAGGTGACGTTTTGTATCCTTTGTTCAAGAGTATACAACAATTATACGACTTAGCaatagtatataattttttggacGTGATCATATTTTCTCTTTTAATCGCAATCACTCATTTTTACATGATCGCACATTTAATTCAACCACGaccatatttttatatagtgagACTCTTTATTCTCTAAAAATATAATCTACTGTATAGATCATTTTCATCGCAGTCAGAAGCTCGCGCAGGCTTGCATTACCGTTGTTGGTAGGCACCTATATCACTGCCGCGAGCATCCGCCGGCCttctattttcaattttcacatatatataaatcaaaatAATATATGAAACCATCTCCTATTTTCGTTTTTGACATGTGATCGAGACCATTTTTAATGATTTCTTTTCACTAAGTTCACTAATATTAATGTGGATTATAGCTAATCCTTTTTTTTAGATACCACGTGGGCACACAGGCTTCTTGGC
It contains:
- the LOC130995184 gene encoding ankyrin repeat-containing protein ITN1-like: MFKKAMVEELLNINPLLARNLADSQKSSPLHIAAAQGNVEIAKKLVSVAPEMRWCRNGQGLNPVHIAAMNGHVEILEELLRLDLFPAMERVHRGQTVLHLCVKHRQLRALKVLVEKLCDLVCAKDDDGETLLHWAARSDQHEVIKYLAKETKIDKALENSMGKTALVIFEENPHHRSYPKYTKYILSPSYYSQSAALLQLISKKRDQTMVVMVLIATMAFQAAISPPGGVWQDNTPPHRAGEAIMASTHPKMYKHLVRANTTAFVSSLITLIVVFVFQRELEKGFLLNFSTYTVWVSLAAIAVSYGGSVLVTMPNTETQSLAKVINLVVVLSISFVVIMVVLGFPIKRCWAWRQLRQGNFDIGMPSFVIGPRRT